Genomic segment of Caproiciproducens sp. NJN-50:
CAGCCCCAGCATGAAAAACAGCAGGATCTGCATCAGCCAGGACACCCCGTCGAAAAAATGGACCAGCGACTTTTTGTAGAGAATTTTGCTGTTTCCCAGAACAATCCCCACCAGATATACGCAAAGGAGGCCGTTTCCGCCGAGCCACTCGCAGAACGAATAGGAAAAAGCCGCGATGGCCAGGACGAAGATGGGGTACAGCCCCTCGATTTCAAAGCGGACCCTGCGCAGGAAAAGCGACGACGCGAAGGCCAGCGCAAACCCCAAAACCGCCGAAACGGCGATCTGTTTGACCAGCAGAATCCCGATCGGCCCGCCTCCCGACGTCATCGCCTGAATCGACGTCAGGGTCATCAGATAGGCAAACGGATCGTTGCTTCCGCTCTCAAGCTCCAGCAGCGACGCCAGACCTCCCTTGAGGTTCAGGCTCCTGGACCGCAGAATGGCGAACACCGCGGCCGCGTCCGTCGAGGCGACGACGGATCCGACCAGCATTCCCTCCTGAAACGGCATGCGTAAAGCGGTGGCGCAGAACAAAGCGGTCAGGACGGCCGTGACCGCCACGCCGGCCGTGGAAAGCATCAGCGCGGGGACGGCCACCGGCCGCGCCACTTTCCATTTCGTGCCAAAGCCGCCGTAAAACATGATCAGCATCAGGCCGATGGAACAAAGATTCTTCGCAAGGCCGTAATCATCGAATTCAAATCCCAATACGCCGTCGGACCCGCACAGCATGCCTAAAACAAGAAAGATCAGGAGCGTGGGGATCCCGAAGCGGTAAAGC
This window contains:
- a CDS encoding potassium/proton antiporter produces the protein MTIWMIAFSAVVIACILSSKLLYRFGIPTLLIFLVLGMLCGSDGVLGFEFDDYGLAKNLCSIGLMLIMFYGGFGTKWKVARPVAVPALMLSTAGVAVTAVLTALFCATALRMPFQEGMLVGSVVASTDAAAVFAILRSRSLNLKGGLASLLELESGSNDPFAYLMTLTSIQAMTSGGGPIGILLVKQIAVSAVLGFALAFASSLFLRRVRFEIEGLYPIFVLAIAAFSYSFCEWLGGNGLLCVYLVGIVLGNSKILYKKSLVHFFDGVSWLMQILLFFMLGLLSFPSHFPAVLGKGILLALFLMVVARPAAVFAILSWFRFSFRQMLLVSWVGLRGAASIVFAIYAVSYIAGLKNDIFHLVFIVSLLSVAIQGSLLPAVSKKLGLVDYEASVTRTFNDYVDDSGTKLLEIRVEEDHPWAGRSIMEADLPEEILVVMIRRGGRVLVPKGFTQILPGDIVVVSGNTLDSVMQYAT